CTTTAAACTCTATAGATCTCCTAGTACGCGGGTCTAGCACATCTCTCAAAGCGTCGCCGAGCAAGTTCCACCCGAGAGCTATTACAAGTAGTATGATGCCGAAGTAGAGCACTATGTGCATGGTTCTCTCAGGGAAGAAACCCCCAGCCTTAGATATGAGGTAACCTAGTTCAGGAACAGGTTCTTGAGGTCCCAGTCCTAAAAATGAGAGTGCTGCTGCAAATAGTGTTGCTGTAGCTAGATCGAACGTCATCATAACTAATATAGGAGATAGCACATTAGGTAAGATATGTTTAGTGAGTATCTTCCTTGTAGAAAGTCCTACGAGTTTAGCAGCTTCTATGAAAGGCTGCTCACGTACACTCAACACACTGCCTCTAACTATCCTGGCATAACCCGGCCACCATACAATCACCATAGCTATCCAGACCGAGATTAATGCCGCTAGCTGTGCGTACTCCTCAGGTCTTAAGCCGAAAATGAGTGAAAGGAGATCTCTAATAGGAGTATTGACCTCTAGGAAGAACCTAATTTTCTGCGGGAGTACTGAAGCGAAAGCTATAGCGAGAATTAAGCCTGGAAAAGCTATGAAGATATCAGTTAGTCTATAAAAGATTAGAGAAAATATAATTCTTTAAGTTAGGATAATTTAACTTAAAAAGGTAGTCTGTACTGGCTCGTTACTATGTTATCTATTCTTAATTTCTCTAAGACTCTCAGCGGGACTTGTAACGTTATTTGCACTATACCTGGTAGTCTGCCTATCTCTACTGCGCCGCTAATAGTAACTCTATTCCTTACCTCCTCAACACTCATCCCGAATAGTTTGGAAGCCCTAATGAAGCCTCTCGTGACTGCTTCGTTAATAGTGGGTCCAGACCCTATTACTTGTATAGGGGCTACAGGCTCTACCTCTATTTTTAATCTTCTAGCTAAACTCAAGACATGATCCCACTCGTCCTTCCTCCAGGGCTTAGCTAGAGGCGGTAAGTCTTCCTCAGGCGGTAGTAGTATGGGGCCTTCTAAACTTAAGTTCTTAATTACTGAAACCTCTACGATACTCTTAGCAGTAACGTCTGTCGTGTGTCCGGCAACCTCGCCATCTCCCTGCATAGCGTGAGCGTCTCCCGCATAAATTCCTCCACCCTCTACCTTGACAGGAACTATTAGGGTAGCACCCTCCCTCACCGAGTCTATGTCTAAGTGTCCGTCAGTAAGCCTGGTCTCATAATCTTCTTTAGTGATTGCGTAAGGGTGTGAAGCGTTTATGAGGAACCATCCAAAATCACCAGCATTGTGTGAGTCAGGTATATCGACTGCTGGTGTGCTACCTAACTGACCTAAGAAAGGTTTTATTCTAGTTGCTAACCCGACAATATCGCTCTTACCTAACACTAGTACGGGAACCTGCTTAGAATTTCTTGGGAGAACACTCCAATCAGCCGCATTCTTAGCTATATCCTCAGCTATCCTCTTATTGACTGTAATGCCGACACCCAAGCTTAAATCAAACACCATAGTATAGCCGTTAATCATCGTAAAAGGAGAGGCGGGAGCTCCACACTTCCTACACTTAACAGCATTATCTCCTATATCATCTACATAAAACTCAGGCCACGGCTCATTACATGAAGGACACTTCTTCATCACGTATGGGTCGCCAACATAACTACCTGGACGTACAGCATCAACGCCAGAGGAAGAAGCCTTAGAAAGAACTTCTATACTCAATACTCTAATGACTATAGCATCACCTACTCTAGCGCCCTCTACAGCGACAGGAACATTAACTTCGTGACCCCCCCTTATATTAGGGGTTATCATAGGACCCCAGCAACCAGGGGAAGTAACGAACACTACCCTACCGCCATCAGCAACAGGGCCTATCATCTTAGTGTGTGGTCCTATTATACCGTTAGTCTGAACATCATTATATACTTCTCTCTCGGCACTCAATACAATACCCCAAAATATGATTTTAGGGGAGGTATTTATGTATAGCTTCAAAAACTTTCTTTATCTTCAAGTTTAAAACAGTGCGCACGTTATAGCTTATTTGAGTGCTGTCTTAGCTACTGCCTCTATTATCTTGACGTAGCCCGTACACCTGCATAAGTTGCCTTCCAAGCTCTTCTTTACATCTTCTAAGGACTTGATTTTCTGCTTACTTATGGCAGCATAAGCCGTGAGTAG
The Zestosphaera sp. DNA segment above includes these coding regions:
- a CDS encoding ABC transporter permease, yielding MIFSLIFYRLTDIFIAFPGLILAIAFASVLPQKIRFFLEVNTPIRDLLSLIFGLRPEEYAQLAALISVWIAMVIVWWPGYARIVRGSVLSVREQPFIEAAKLVGLSTRKILTKHILPNVLSPILVMMTFDLATATLFAAALSFLGLGPQEPVPELGYLISKAGGFFPERTMHIVLYFGIILLVIALGWNLLGDALRDVLDPRTRRSIEFKEGE
- a CDS encoding acetamidase/formamidase family protein; this encodes MSAEREVYNDVQTNGIIGPHTKMIGPVADGGRVVFVTSPGCWGPMITPNIRGGHEVNVPVAVEGARVGDAIVIRVLSIEVLSKASSSGVDAVRPGSYVGDPYVMKKCPSCNEPWPEFYVDDIGDNAVKCRKCGAPASPFTMINGYTMVFDLSLGVGITVNKRIAEDIAKNAADWSVLPRNSKQVPVLVLGKSDIVGLATRIKPFLGQLGSTPAVDIPDSHNAGDFGWFLINASHPYAITKEDYETRLTDGHLDIDSVREGATLIVPVKVEGGGIYAGDAHAMQGDGEVAGHTTDVTAKSIVEVSVIKNLSLEGPILLPPEEDLPPLAKPWRKDEWDHVLSLARRLKIEVEPVAPIQVIGSGPTINEAVTRGFIRASKLFGMSVEEVRNRVTISGAVEIGRLPGIVQITLQVPLRVLEKLRIDNIVTSQYRLPF